A window of the Cystobacter fuscus genome harbors these coding sequences:
- a CDS encoding methanobactin export MATE transporter MbnM, protein MTKRWVFLSALACLGSGCGDRPPPEPGPEKYQWRLPAGFPTPVVPADNPMTEAKVQLGRRLFYDKRLSLNGTQSCASCHEQARAFTDGRTHGLGSTGELHRRNAQGLANIAYATSFTWANPSIPSLEVQVLSPLLGKEPVELGFGDKEEELLARLRADADLSARFAEAFPEEAEPVSLASLTRALASFERTLLSGNAPYDQYLEGNTKALSPAAKRGMELFFSERLECNHCHQGFNFQDGATHEGAGEAVLPFHNTGLYNEDGMGAYPATDPGLIELTGRPEDMGSFRSPSLRNVALTAPYMHDGSIATLSEVLDHYAAGGRARLLDSSSTSPLRSSFVRGFTLTPEEKADLIAFLEALTDTGFLTDPRFADPALHP, encoded by the coding sequence ATGACGAAGCGGTGGGTATTCCTGTCGGCGTTGGCCTGCCTGGGGAGTGGGTGCGGTGATCGCCCGCCCCCCGAGCCCGGGCCCGAGAAGTATCAGTGGCGGTTGCCCGCGGGTTTCCCGACCCCCGTGGTTCCCGCGGACAATCCGATGACGGAGGCCAAGGTGCAACTGGGCCGGCGCCTCTTCTATGACAAGCGCCTGTCGCTCAATGGCACCCAGTCCTGTGCCTCCTGCCATGAACAGGCACGTGCCTTCACGGATGGACGCACGCACGGCCTGGGCAGTACCGGAGAGCTGCACCGCCGCAACGCCCAGGGCCTGGCCAACATCGCCTATGCCACGAGTTTCACCTGGGCCAACCCGAGCATCCCCTCCCTGGAGGTCCAGGTCCTCTCCCCCTTGCTCGGCAAGGAGCCCGTGGAGCTGGGCTTCGGAGACAAGGAGGAGGAGCTGCTCGCGCGCCTGCGCGCCGATGCGGACCTCTCGGCGCGCTTCGCCGAGGCCTTCCCGGAGGAGGCCGAGCCCGTGTCCCTGGCCTCCCTCACGCGCGCCCTGGCGAGCTTCGAGCGGACGTTGCTGTCGGGCAATGCGCCGTATGATCAATACCTCGAGGGCAACACCAAGGCCCTGTCCCCGGCGGCCAAGCGCGGCATGGAGCTCTTCTTCTCCGAGCGCCTGGAGTGCAACCACTGCCACCAGGGCTTCAACTTCCAGGACGGCGCGACCCATGAAGGCGCTGGCGAGGCCGTCCTGCCCTTCCACAACACGGGCCTGTACAACGAGGACGGGATGGGCGCCTATCCCGCGACGGACCCGGGCCTCATCGAGCTGACGGGACGTCCCGAGGACATGGGGAGCTTCCGCTCGCCGTCCCTGCGCAACGTGGCGCTCACCGCGCCCTATATGCACGATGGGAGCATCGCGACGCTCTCCGAGGTGTTGGACCACTACGCCGCGGGCGGCCGGGCCCGATTGCTCGACTCCAGCAGCACGAGCCCACTGCGCAGCAGCTTCGTGCGAGGCTTCACCCTGACGCCCGAGGAGAAGGCGGATTTGATTGCCTTCCTGGAGGCGCTGACGGACACCGGGTTCCTGACGGATCCGCGCTTCGCGGACCCGGCCCTTCATCCCTGA
- a CDS encoding MbnP family copper-binding protein, which produces MNSFPARLIAIALPLASSLGCGLQEPEKKELPVDISFEARVGARPFACGNTYTGLGTTATTFEPMDFRVFLHEVRLVSEDGTEVPVALTDDGVWQKDGALLLDFADKSGQCTNGTAATRTHLVGTVPEGNYRGLRFTLGLPEALNHRNPTLAPAPFNDTTLFWGWRYGYVFLRVDGRTTGLRSGYVMHLGSMDCPPAEPGQPYGGCTLPSRPEISLEGFVLDQSRVVLDLANLLADANLDVDANVPNTSIGCMSQKEDPDCAPVFNRLGLPFHDPSEAVAVQTFIRLE; this is translated from the coding sequence ATGAATTCATTCCCCGCGCGCCTCATTGCCATTGCCCTGCCACTCGCCAGCTCCCTGGGGTGTGGGCTCCAGGAACCCGAGAAGAAGGAACTCCCGGTGGACATCTCCTTCGAGGCCCGGGTGGGCGCGCGGCCCTTCGCCTGCGGGAACACGTACACGGGACTGGGCACCACGGCGACCACCTTCGAGCCCATGGACTTCCGCGTGTTCCTCCATGAGGTCCGGCTCGTCTCGGAGGACGGCACGGAGGTTCCCGTCGCGCTCACGGACGATGGGGTGTGGCAGAAGGACGGCGCGCTCCTGCTCGACTTCGCGGACAAGTCGGGCCAGTGCACCAACGGGACGGCGGCGACCCGCACGCACCTGGTGGGCACGGTTCCCGAGGGGAACTACCGCGGGCTGCGCTTCACGCTCGGCCTGCCCGAGGCGCTCAACCACCGCAACCCCACCCTCGCTCCCGCGCCCTTCAACGACACCACCCTGTTCTGGGGCTGGCGCTACGGCTATGTGTTCCTCCGCGTCGACGGGCGGACGACCGGTCTGCGCTCGGGCTACGTCATGCACCTGGGGAGCATGGACTGCCCCCCCGCGGAGCCGGGTCAGCCGTATGGCGGGTGTACCCTCCCCAGCCGCCCGGAAATCTCCCTGGAGGGCTTCGTGCTGGACCAGAGCAGGGTCGTCCTGGACCTGGCCAACCTCCTCGCCGACGCCAACCTGGATGTGGACGCGAACGTGCCCAATACCTCCATCGGGTGCATGTCCCAGAAGGAGGATCCGGATTGCGCGCCGGTATTCAACCGGCTGGGGCTTCCGTTCCATGACCCGTCCGAGGCCGTCGCGGTGCAGACCTTCATCCGTCTGGAGTAG
- a CDS encoding CHAP domain-containing protein: protein MRRLLLAPLCLLVACAGSGPARRPDSSPPRVAFGSVFEVPVPLATPVPEAPSGQEASPAPVAPEPARTVSSDTARAQALAAAIVERAVQLVGIPRLGRVARGVPDDCSGLVRLAYLKAGIDLVSEGFLSGENAVTAIYRRARARGALHETLPQPGDLVFFRETYDRNRDGRRNDGLTHVAVVERVEPDGTLTFIHRGRKGIARSHMNLAFPRTHRGGQGGSILNDILRPASRGQRAWLSGELFVGFASPAAL, encoded by the coding sequence ATGCGTCGCCTGCTTCTCGCCCCCCTGTGTCTTCTCGTCGCGTGTGCCGGTTCCGGGCCCGCGCGTCGGCCAGACTCCTCCCCGCCCCGGGTGGCGTTCGGGAGCGTCTTCGAGGTTCCGGTCCCCCTGGCCACGCCCGTGCCGGAAGCCCCGTCCGGGCAGGAGGCCTCCCCGGCGCCCGTCGCCCCGGAGCCTGCCCGGACCGTGTCCTCCGATACCGCGCGGGCCCAGGCGCTCGCGGCGGCCATCGTCGAGCGCGCGGTGCAACTGGTGGGCATCCCCCGCCTGGGCCGGGTGGCGCGGGGAGTTCCGGATGACTGCTCGGGCCTGGTGCGGCTCGCCTACCTGAAGGCGGGCATCGACCTGGTCAGCGAGGGCTTCCTGTCGGGTGAGAACGCCGTCACCGCCATCTACCGTCGTGCGCGGGCGCGGGGGGCGCTCCACGAAACCCTTCCCCAGCCCGGGGACCTGGTCTTCTTCCGCGAGACGTATGACCGCAACCGGGATGGCCGGCGCAACGATGGGCTGACCCACGTCGCCGTGGTGGAGCGCGTGGAGCCCGACGGCACGCTCACCTTCATCCACCGGGGCCGCAAGGGCATCGCCCGCTCGCACATGAACCTCGCCTTCCCGCGCACCCACCGAGGGGGACAGGGGGGCTCCATCCTCAATGACATCCTGCGGCCCGCGTCCCGAGGCCAGCGGGCGTGGCTGTCGGGAGAGCTCTTCGTGGGCTTCGCCTCGCCAGCGGCGCTCTGA
- a CDS encoding DJ-1/PfpI family protein — protein sequence MPKTLVFYVQDGFADWEAAYILPLLRERGVGVRVVSENGASVTSAGGLGVVAQTRLRNVFPADIDGLILPGGDFWMDDTTNQPVLAFAQDLLAQGKMVAAICSATVALAKQGLLDQRRHTSNDLRVLKQEAPGYRGEALYVQSLAVTDGNLITASAIGALEFAREVANYLKLGSEGYRKQWYELFKHGVAPPADFWTQS from the coding sequence ATGCCGAAGACGCTCGTCTTTTATGTGCAGGATGGATTCGCGGATTGGGAGGCGGCCTACATCCTCCCCCTGCTGCGGGAGAGGGGGGTGGGAGTCCGCGTGGTGTCCGAGAACGGGGCGTCCGTGACCAGCGCGGGAGGGTTGGGCGTCGTGGCCCAGACGCGCCTGCGCAATGTGTTCCCGGCGGACATCGATGGGTTGATCCTCCCGGGAGGCGACTTCTGGATGGACGACACCACCAACCAGCCCGTGCTCGCGTTCGCCCAGGACCTTCTCGCGCAGGGCAAGATGGTCGCGGCGATCTGCTCGGCCACCGTGGCGCTCGCCAAGCAGGGGCTGCTCGATCAGCGCCGGCATACCAGCAACGACCTCAGGGTCTTGAAGCAGGAGGCTCCCGGCTACCGGGGAGAAGCGCTGTACGTCCAGAGTCTGGCCGTGACGGATGGCAACCTCATCACCGCCTCCGCCATCGGCGCCCTCGAGTTCGCCCGGGAGGTCGCCAACTACCTGAAGCTGGGCAGCGAGGGCTACCGCAAGCAGTGGTACGAGCTGTTCAAGCACGGGGTGGCACCTCCCGCGGACTTCTGGACGCAGTCCTGA
- the argB gene encoding acetylglutamate kinase, whose translation MSGLKDFRGRWFVVKIGGELAQDRPRLAASVGAAVRAFLDAGIRVAVIHGGGPQATELQKKLGLQPRMVAGRRYTDEATLEVMKMSLAGQVSVDVASAFRLAGVPALCTTGMSAGLITAERRPPKVMSGAGPEPVDLGLVGDVMSVDVDAFRRLSDAGFVPVLGSLGGDARGQPFNINADTVATRVAAKLGAAKLFLVSNVPGVLANKDDPSTRLPTLTPAEAREKIASGVIQGGMIPKVEESLEMLEEGIEAIHIVGISPAEALLHEAERPGSQGTAFLRG comes from the coding sequence GTGAGCGGACTGAAGGACTTTCGTGGGCGGTGGTTCGTGGTGAAGATTGGCGGCGAGCTGGCGCAGGATCGGCCGAGGCTCGCCGCGAGCGTGGGGGCCGCGGTGCGGGCCTTCCTCGACGCGGGCATCCGCGTGGCCGTCATCCACGGTGGCGGGCCGCAGGCCACCGAGCTGCAGAAGAAGCTCGGGTTGCAGCCGAGGATGGTGGCCGGGCGGCGCTACACGGACGAGGCCACGCTCGAGGTGATGAAGATGTCGCTGGCGGGTCAGGTGTCCGTGGACGTGGCCAGTGCCTTCCGGCTCGCCGGGGTGCCGGCGCTGTGCACCACGGGCATGTCGGCCGGGCTCATCACCGCCGAGCGCCGGCCGCCCAAGGTGATGAGCGGCGCGGGTCCCGAGCCGGTGGACCTGGGGCTCGTGGGAGACGTGATGAGTGTGGACGTGGACGCCTTCCGGCGCCTGTCCGACGCGGGCTTTGTTCCGGTGCTCGGCTCGCTCGGGGGTGATGCCCGAGGGCAGCCCTTCAACATCAACGCGGACACGGTGGCCACCCGCGTGGCCGCGAAGCTCGGGGCGGCCAAGCTCTTCCTGGTGTCCAACGTGCCCGGGGTGCTCGCCAACAAGGATGACCCATCCACCCGGCTGCCCACGCTCACGCCGGCCGAGGCGCGCGAGAAGATCGCCTCCGGCGTCATCCAGGGCGGCATGATTCCCAAGGTGGAGGAGAGCCTGGAGATGCTCGAGGAGGGCATCGAGGCCATCCACATCGTGGGCATCTCGCCCGCGGAGGCGCTCCTGCACGAGGCCGAGCGGCCCGGAAGCCAGGGGACGGCCTTCCTGCGCGGTTGA
- the argC gene encoding N-acetyl-gamma-glutamyl-phosphate reductase, with the protein MANKVKAVLIGGTGYGGSEILRRLLFHPHVEVVRITSVDNVGKKVGDVHFNLAGLTELTFQEMPAAQAVAGVDVAFLAMPHKTTAKVVLDIIDSGVRIVDLSGDFRLRDAASYAKYYGVEHPAPQMLTDGAFTYGLPELNREAIRKARYIASPGCFATTIALGLMPLARAGLLSGPIHTVAATGSSGSGANPQITTHHPLRASNLRTYKPLEHQHVPEILQTLRIAGAQPETSLEFVPVSAPLPRGIFATSFAEVPASTTQEQLTAAWKSAYGSEPFIRVIGGGRQPEVIGVAGSNYVEVGFTLGPVTGATRRVVCFSALDNLVKGGAGQSIQSFNIMMGFDERLTLAEPGLWP; encoded by the coding sequence ATGGCCAACAAGGTCAAGGCAGTCCTCATCGGGGGGACCGGCTACGGGGGATCCGAGATCCTCCGCCGGCTCCTCTTCCACCCGCATGTGGAGGTGGTGCGCATCACCTCGGTGGACAACGTCGGCAAGAAGGTGGGCGACGTCCACTTCAACCTCGCCGGGCTCACCGAGCTCACCTTCCAGGAGATGCCCGCCGCCCAGGCCGTGGCGGGCGTGGACGTGGCCTTCCTGGCCATGCCCCACAAGACCACCGCGAAGGTGGTGCTCGACATCATCGACTCGGGCGTGCGCATCGTGGACCTGTCGGGCGACTTCCGTCTGCGCGACGCGGCCTCCTACGCGAAGTACTACGGCGTGGAGCACCCGGCGCCCCAGATGCTCACCGACGGCGCCTTCACCTACGGCCTGCCGGAGCTCAACCGCGAGGCCATCCGCAAGGCGCGCTACATCGCGAGCCCCGGGTGCTTCGCCACCACCATCGCGCTCGGGCTGATGCCGCTGGCGCGCGCGGGCCTGCTCTCCGGCCCCATCCACACGGTGGCGGCCACGGGCTCGTCGGGCAGTGGCGCCAACCCGCAGATCACCACCCACCATCCGCTGCGCGCGTCGAACCTGCGCACCTACAAGCCGCTGGAGCACCAGCACGTCCCGGAGATCCTCCAGACCTTGCGCATCGCGGGGGCCCAGCCGGAGACGTCGCTGGAGTTCGTGCCGGTGTCGGCGCCGCTGCCGCGCGGCATCTTCGCCACGTCCTTCGCCGAGGTGCCCGCCTCCACCACCCAGGAGCAGCTCACCGCGGCGTGGAAGAGCGCCTACGGGAGCGAGCCCTTCATCCGCGTCATCGGCGGGGGCCGTCAGCCCGAGGTCATCGGCGTGGCGGGCAGCAACTACGTGGAGGTGGGCTTCACGCTGGGCCCGGTGACGGGCGCCACGCGCCGTGTGGTGTGCTTCTCCGCGCTGGACAACCTGGTGAAGGGTGGGGCGGGCCAGTCCATCCAGAGCTTCAACATCATGATGGGCTTCGACGAGCGCCTCACGCTCGCCGAGCCGGGGCTGTGGCCGTGA
- a CDS encoding GNAT family N-acetyltransferase, which produces MSTPWRTRPIEPRDDTQMASVIREVMPEFGADGPGFALHDPEVDGLSAAYAVPGRAYWVVVDEADRVMGGGGIAPLDGDVPGVCELRKMYFRPQVRGRGVGEQLLRQCLAFARQAGYQTCYLETLSGMNQAQKLYQRLGFQPLPGPMGATGHFGCDRWYALDLRG; this is translated from the coding sequence ATGAGCACACCGTGGAGAACACGTCCCATCGAGCCCCGCGACGACACCCAGATGGCCTCGGTCATCCGCGAGGTCATGCCCGAGTTCGGCGCCGACGGTCCGGGCTTCGCCCTCCACGACCCGGAAGTCGACGGCCTGAGCGCGGCCTACGCGGTGCCGGGGCGAGCCTATTGGGTGGTGGTGGACGAGGCGGATCGGGTGATGGGCGGCGGAGGAATCGCCCCCCTGGATGGAGACGTGCCCGGCGTCTGTGAGCTGCGCAAGATGTACTTCCGCCCCCAGGTCCGGGGACGCGGCGTGGGCGAGCAGTTGCTGCGCCAGTGCCTGGCCTTCGCCCGGCAAGCGGGCTACCAGACGTGCTACCTGGAGACCCTCTCGGGCATGAACCAGGCCCAGAAGCTCTACCAGCGCCTGGGCTTCCAACCCCTGCCCGGGCCCATGGGGGCCACGGGGCACTTCGGGTGCGATCGCTGGTACGCGCTCGACCTGCGCGGGTGA
- a CDS encoding endonuclease III domain-containing protein → MEQPGLGSSPGTHKQPFDLESVLERVREAIQGHAAAAMFELAERGHTSLFEQLVACILSIRTHDEVSLPVALRLLSTARTPEAMRRLGTERLQALIRPVTFPEPKARTIHDIAVRAVEEFGGALPADVEVLQSFKGVGPKCAHLALGIAGGQTYISVDVHVHRVTNRWGYVHTRTPEQTLAALEAKLPRAHWVELNRLLVPFGKHVCTGVRPRCSTCPILSMCQQVGVSTHR, encoded by the coding sequence ATGGAACAACCGGGCCTTGGCTCCTCACCGGGCACGCACAAGCAACCCTTCGACCTCGAGTCCGTGCTGGAGCGGGTGCGCGAGGCCATCCAGGGCCACGCGGCCGCCGCCATGTTCGAGCTGGCCGAGCGCGGCCACACGAGCCTCTTCGAGCAGCTCGTGGCCTGCATCCTGTCCATCCGCACGCATGACGAGGTGTCCCTGCCCGTCGCGCTGCGCCTGCTGTCCACGGCCCGCACGCCCGAGGCGATGCGGCGGCTGGGAACCGAGCGTCTCCAGGCCCTCATCCGTCCGGTGACGTTCCCCGAGCCCAAGGCCCGGACGATCCACGATATCGCGGTGCGCGCGGTGGAGGAGTTCGGAGGAGCGCTGCCGGCGGACGTGGAGGTCCTCCAGTCCTTCAAGGGCGTGGGACCCAAGTGCGCGCACCTGGCGTTGGGCATCGCCGGGGGCCAGACGTACATCAGCGTGGACGTGCACGTGCACCGGGTCACCAACCGCTGGGGCTACGTGCACACGCGCACGCCCGAGCAGACCCTCGCCGCGCTGGAGGCGAAGCTGCCCCGGGCCCACTGGGTGGAGCTCAACCGGCTGCTCGTTCCCTTCGGCAAACACGTGTGCACCGGGGTCCGACCCCGGTGCTCCACCTGCCCCATCCTGTCCATGTGCCAGCAGGTGGGGGTGAGCACCCACCGGTGA
- a CDS encoding phospholipase D-like domain-containing protein translates to MELDISSSAAASTAARWEAPDTGNDLHEMKGPVVLPPGFEAFCHALYQSTRLRLEPGHGVELVKNGVIFDQICETIRQATESVHILVFIWRPSEPSDRIVEALCERARAGVACRVIVDPVGSEEVNGEHDFNPRVEQRLREGGVEVHYFRPLSGRWLGRLFGRTHHKLVIVDGKVGFTGGFGIWKSWQGDGKCPEEWRDTNVRVEGPTVREMQLAFARAWQECGGALLPESCFPRIPRGGNAHATFVESAGVSGISDAERMLRMVFAAARERLWISNAYFTPPNAILEQLLEKRKQGVDVRVLAAGPVHDWRIVRASQRATYEKLLEGGIRIWEYQPSMLHSKTVLADDWLSVVGSTNMDALSLHRMREGSLVVADRRLASHLEEAWAQDMKCAEEITLQRRGRTNPWRRFARRVTQLLAADR, encoded by the coding sequence ATGGAACTGGACATCTCATCATCTGCCGCGGCCTCCACTGCGGCGCGCTGGGAAGCGCCCGACACGGGCAACGATCTGCACGAGATGAAGGGGCCGGTGGTGTTGCCCCCGGGGTTCGAGGCCTTCTGCCATGCGCTCTATCAGTCCACGCGCCTGCGGCTGGAGCCGGGGCACGGCGTGGAGCTGGTGAAGAATGGCGTCATCTTCGATCAGATCTGCGAGACCATCCGCCAGGCGACCGAGTCGGTGCACATCCTCGTCTTCATCTGGCGGCCGAGTGAGCCGTCGGATCGGATCGTCGAGGCGCTGTGCGAGCGGGCGCGGGCGGGGGTGGCGTGCCGGGTCATCGTGGATCCGGTGGGCAGCGAGGAGGTGAACGGCGAGCACGACTTCAATCCGCGGGTGGAGCAGCGCCTGCGCGAGGGGGGCGTCGAGGTGCACTATTTCCGGCCGCTGTCGGGCCGGTGGCTGGGCCGGCTCTTCGGGCGCACCCACCACAAGCTCGTCATCGTGGACGGGAAGGTGGGGTTCACGGGGGGCTTTGGCATCTGGAAGTCCTGGCAGGGAGATGGCAAATGTCCCGAGGAGTGGCGCGACACCAACGTGCGGGTGGAGGGGCCCACGGTGCGCGAGATGCAGCTGGCCTTCGCGCGCGCGTGGCAGGAGTGCGGCGGGGCGCTGCTGCCGGAGAGCTGCTTTCCGAGAATCCCTCGGGGAGGGAACGCGCACGCGACGTTCGTGGAGAGCGCGGGCGTGTCTGGCATTTCCGACGCCGAGCGCATGCTGCGCATGGTCTTCGCCGCCGCGCGCGAGCGGCTGTGGATCTCCAATGCCTATTTCACGCCGCCCAATGCCATCCTCGAGCAGCTCCTGGAGAAGCGCAAACAGGGGGTGGACGTGCGCGTGCTCGCGGCGGGGCCGGTGCATGACTGGCGCATCGTCCGCGCCTCGCAGCGCGCCACCTACGAGAAGCTGCTCGAGGGAGGCATCCGCATCTGGGAGTACCAGCCCTCCATGCTGCACTCCAAGACGGTGCTCGCGGACGACTGGTTGAGCGTGGTGGGCTCGACGAACATGGATGCCCTGTCGCTGCACCGCATGCGCGAGGGCTCGCTCGTGGTGGCGGACCGGCGGCTGGCGTCCCACCTGGAAGAAGCCTGGGCGCAGGACATGAAGTGCGCGGAGGAAATCACCCTCCAGCGCCGGGGCCGCACCAACCCGTGGCGGCGCTTCGCGCGGCGGGTGACACAATTGCTCGCGGCGGACCGCTGA
- a CDS encoding GAF domain-containing protein, which yields MSIEAFAKVTEAAKLLVDQGFSGPAVESAIEQVGRALGVDRALVYENSTATMPGKRLSPLRHAWAAGSITPLMQTFPLRDQMAGWVEILSRGQPVWELVRNIQGPLLVNLEAQGVQSVLLCPINVGTVNGRWWGVLRLDDCQKERRWSSDELSAVKTLARSLSNALRADLRREELARTRQELQTMMTRCATGTR from the coding sequence ATGTCGATCGAAGCGTTCGCCAAGGTGACCGAGGCAGCGAAGTTGCTGGTGGATCAGGGCTTCTCGGGTCCGGCGGTGGAATCGGCCATCGAGCAGGTGGGCCGCGCGCTCGGGGTGGATCGGGCGCTGGTGTACGAGAACAGCACCGCGACGATGCCGGGCAAGCGCCTCTCGCCCCTGCGCCACGCGTGGGCCGCGGGATCCATCACCCCGCTGATGCAGACCTTCCCGCTGCGCGATCAGATGGCCGGTTGGGTGGAGATCCTCTCGCGCGGCCAGCCCGTCTGGGAGCTGGTGCGCAACATCCAGGGGCCGCTGCTGGTGAACCTGGAGGCCCAGGGCGTGCAATCGGTGCTGCTGTGCCCCATCAACGTGGGCACCGTGAATGGCCGCTGGTGGGGGGTGCTGCGCCTGGACGACTGCCAGAAGGAGCGCCGCTGGTCCTCCGACGAGCTGAGCGCGGTGAAGACCCTGGCCCGCTCGCTGTCCAACGCGCTGCGCGCGGATCTGCGGCGCGAGGAGCTGGCGCGCACCCGTCAGGAGTTGCAGACGATGATGACCCGCTGCGCGACGGGCACCCGCTGA
- a CDS encoding AMP-dependent synthetase/ligase: MSNNEQIKEFVGKGQVALAPEAHLLQPLLEHARLRPDRVLFSRRVGDRFEPITAAEAVRTVRGLARGLIALGVEPGQRVALMSKTRVEWPLIDYAILATGATTVPIYETSSAEQVEWILHDSGAVAAFFETDALHAHQRACAERLPDCRHTFVLDKGALEQLRQQGEGVEEARLEERLSGLRAEHLATLIYTSGTTGRPRGCELTHGNLRANVLQVMEHARDVITEQDRTLLFLPLAHALAKILFLASVEKGLPVAFASSPNKLVEELALVKPTWFGTVPRVLEKVFQTARQKAEQSGKVRVFDLATDAAVRYSRESVGGGASLLLRLQHGVFDRLVYRTLRGILGGQLRFIVSGGGPLPERLNHFYRGVGVQVLEGYGMTETSPVLTLNAPQAARPGTVGQAVPGTTVRIAEDGEIVVKGPQVFRGYFQNEEATRRTVSADGWLQTGDLGSLDAQGFLRITGRKKEILVTAAGKNVAPGPLEDRIRENPLVSQAMVVGEGKPFVAALVTLDAGAFKQWAKKNGKEGQTVEALAEDPTLRAEVEAAIEAANRSVSRAESIRKFVILPHDFTLERNELTPTLKVRRHVVSQNYAQVIEALYAKGGGGE, from the coding sequence ATGAGCAACAACGAGCAAATCAAGGAATTCGTGGGTAAGGGGCAGGTTGCGCTCGCGCCCGAGGCCCACCTGCTCCAGCCGCTGCTGGAGCACGCCCGCCTGCGTCCGGACCGGGTGTTGTTCTCGCGCCGGGTGGGTGATCGGTTCGAGCCCATCACCGCCGCGGAGGCCGTGCGCACGGTGCGCGGGCTGGCCCGGGGGCTCATCGCCCTGGGCGTGGAGCCGGGCCAACGCGTCGCGTTGATGTCGAAGACACGCGTGGAGTGGCCGCTGATCGACTACGCCATCCTCGCCACCGGCGCCACCACGGTGCCCATCTACGAGACGTCCTCCGCGGAGCAGGTGGAGTGGATCCTCCACGACAGCGGAGCGGTGGCGGCCTTCTTCGAGACGGACGCCCTGCACGCCCACCAGCGCGCGTGCGCGGAGCGGCTGCCGGACTGCCGTCACACCTTCGTGCTCGACAAGGGAGCGCTCGAGCAGCTCCGGCAGCAGGGAGAGGGCGTGGAGGAGGCACGGCTGGAGGAGCGGCTGTCGGGGTTGCGCGCGGAGCACCTGGCCACCCTCATCTACACCTCGGGCACGACCGGGCGGCCCCGGGGCTGCGAGCTGACGCACGGCAACCTGCGCGCCAACGTCCTGCAGGTGATGGAGCATGCCCGGGACGTCATCACCGAGCAGGATCGCACGCTCTTGTTCCTGCCCCTGGCGCACGCGCTGGCGAAGATCTTGTTCCTCGCCTCCGTGGAGAAGGGCCTGCCGGTGGCCTTCGCCAGCAGCCCCAACAAGCTCGTGGAGGAGCTGGCGCTGGTGAAGCCCACGTGGTTCGGCACGGTGCCCCGCGTGCTGGAGAAGGTGTTCCAGACGGCGCGGCAGAAGGCCGAGCAGTCCGGCAAGGTGCGCGTGTTCGACCTGGCCACGGACGCGGCGGTGCGCTACTCGCGCGAGAGCGTCGGCGGCGGGGCCTCGCTCCTCCTCCGGCTCCAGCACGGCGTGTTCGACCGGCTCGTGTACCGCACCCTCCGGGGCATTCTCGGCGGCCAGCTGCGCTTCATCGTGTCGGGAGGCGGACCGCTGCCCGAGCGGTTGAACCACTTCTATCGCGGCGTGGGCGTGCAGGTGCTCGAGGGCTACGGCATGACCGAGACGAGCCCCGTGCTCACGCTCAACGCGCCCCAGGCCGCCCGGCCCGGCACCGTGGGGCAGGCCGTGCCCGGCACCACCGTGCGCATCGCCGAGGACGGGGAGATCGTCGTCAAGGGTCCGCAGGTGTTCCGGGGCTACTTCCAGAACGAGGAGGCCACACGGCGCACCGTCAGCGCGGACGGGTGGTTGCAGACGGGAGACCTCGGGAGCCTGGATGCCCAGGGCTTCCTGCGCATCACCGGCCGCAAGAAGGAGATCCTCGTCACCGCGGCGGGCAAGAACGTGGCGCCCGGCCCCCTGGAGGATCGCATCCGGGAGAATCCGCTCGTCAGTCAGGCCATGGTGGTGGGCGAGGGCAAGCCCTTCGTCGCCGCGCTCGTCACGCTCGACGCCGGCGCCTTCAAGCAGTGGGCGAAGAAGAACGGCAAGGAGGGCCAGACGGTGGAGGCGCTCGCGGAGGACCCCACGCTGCGCGCCGAGGTGGAGGCCGCCATCGAAGCCGCCAACCGCTCGGTGTCGCGCGCGGAGTCCATCCGCAAGTTCGTCATCCTCCCCCACGACTTCACCCTGGAGCGCAACGAGCTGACGCCCACCCTCAAGGTGCGGCGCCACGTCGTCAGCCAGAACTACGCCCAGGTGATTGAAGCCCTGTACGCCAAGGGCGGCGGCGGCGAGTGA